In Dryobates pubescens isolate bDryPub1 chromosome 8, bDryPub1.pri, whole genome shotgun sequence, a genomic segment contains:
- the LOC104309129 gene encoding prostate stem cell antigen-like: FSSPPGEALQCYTCVGSSDEDCNRQGAQQCPGHSDACAIIRGQASGVMKSCSFRSFCERARRDGSRAPGVSVHCCYTNNCNAKGLAPRVTTSTGYFSLLVFALLWHPLMKLT, from the exons TTTTCCTCCCCACCAGGTGAAGCACTGCAGTGTTACACCTGTGTAGGCTCTAGTGATGAAGACTGTAACAGACAaggagcccagcagtgcccaggccaTTCAGATGCCTGTGCCATCATTAGAGGACAAGCAA GTGGTGTGATGAAGTCCTGCTCGTTCAGGTCCTTCTGCGAGCGGGCGAGGCGGGACGGATCCAGAGCGCCCGGAGTGAGCGTCCACTGCTGCTACACAAACAACTGCAACGCAAAGGGCCTGGCTCCGAGGGTCACCACCTCCACAGGATACTTCTCTCTCCTCGTCTTTGCATTGCTGTGGCACCCCTTGATGAAGCTGACATGA